From the genome of Methanoregula boonei 6A8:
GGGAACGCACTTGTCGGTCCGACGATCGCAGATGATGAGTCATGGGCATTCTGTCCGGTCCGGGAGCGCCATGAGCTCCGGCCCTTCGCGTGGCAGGAGTATTTTCCGGAAGTACTGCTACCCGGCGGATTCGATGCGGTGCTCTGCTGCCCGCCCGAATACCCGGTGCCGGCCCGGGAATGGCTACGGCAGTACTTCCAGCGCCACTATACCGTTTACGATCCCGGTGCCGGGCTCTCCGCGTACGTGGTTGAAAAAAGCCTTGCCATACTGCGGCCGTATGGTGTTGCCGGTATTGTTGGCAGCGACCGCTGGCTCCGCGCCCGGTCCGGTGCCCCGCTGCGCACGTTTCTCCTTGGGCGGCAACCGGAGGAGATCTTGACGGCCGGGAAAGACTCCTGTTTTCTTCTCATGGCAAATGCCCGTACCTTCCGGCCCTTCATTGTCCGGAATGCGGGACCGGCCCCGGCCGGTGCAGATGCAATCCGGGAGATCCCGGGCTTCCCGGTCGATCCGCGGGATCTTGCGGCCGGGGGCTGGGTGTTCCGCGATACCCGCGGGAAACGGCTGGTGGAAAAGATCTCCCGTGATACGACACCGCTTGGGGAGTACGTGCTCGGGGAGATCCGGTATGGTGCCGGTACCCGGCCGGTGCCCTCATCACATGGCGGTCGGGACCGGATTATCTTCTCCGCCTCTGCGGTTCCTCCGCGCTTTGAGCTTGCCGGGAACCGTGCCGCCCCCGGCCCGGGGACCGGGATCATCATGTCCGGGAGCCGGTACCTGCTCGGGCTGCTCAATAGCCGGCTTGCAGAATTCCTGTTCCACAGCATTTGGGAAGAGACAGGAGATCCGGGTGACGTTGTTGCCCTTTTTCCGGTTGCGACCCCGGATTTCGATGACCCGGTCCAGGCGGCCCGGCACGGGCGGTTGGAATCGCTCGTGACAGAGAGGCTCGCTCTTGCCCGGCACCGTACGCTTGCCCGGTCGCCCCGGGAACTCCAGGCCATCAATGCAGAGATGGTATCAACCGAAAAACAGATCGAGTCGCTGGTGTACGGGATTTACGGCCTTTCCATGGACGAGATCTCCTTTGTGGAATCATCATTACCGTCGGAGAAACCCTTGTCTTCCGGAAAACGGTCATAGTGGCCTTTGGACAGCGTTTGTACCGGTAAACCGCCAATTGCACAGCCGGAAAAAACAGGGCCAAAAAAACGCCCCGGTATTGCAGGTTTAAACATGGCTTAAAATCCCTGTTTTTGAAAAACAAGAGAAATAATCAATATTTTTCATCGGCGTGGACACCATTTCCGTTCCAGCTGGAAATAGCGATCGCCTGTTTGGGAAATGGAGCATTTTACGGGGTTTTCTGAGGGTCGATCTTCCCCAAGTCCCTGGTCGGGATCCATTGTCACCTATCCGGCATACCCCGGCAGAGCGGTTTTGCCAGGTGTCTTCGTGCAGTCGGAGGCACCTCGTACCACCCGGTCCTGATTGTCCGGGGGATTTCCTGTTCCTCCGGCTCCAGTTCGTGTGCACCGCACCTGCGGCATTTGTATCCCTTGCCTTTCCCGTCGCTTGTCATTCTCTTTTTGCACACGGTACAGAACGGTGCCTTATGGCGCAGATCCCGTGCAAGAGAGAGGACGCAGATCTTTTCCAGGTTGATGCTCCCCTTTTTGTAACTGCCTGCCGCGATGATCTCATCGCCCGGCACGAGAGCCCGGATTATTTCCCGGAAATTTTTCGTGGGCTCATATGCCATGCACCGGATCTCCGCTTCATTGTCCCGGATTGCAAACGAGACGTGCCCTCCTTCTCCGGTCACGGGCCGGCCAGTGACCACCCCCCGCACCCGGTACGAGAGCCCCTCGCGCAATGAGCCGCAGGTCCCGGGAACGAGATGGGAATCGGTCCCCTGGTTGGTCACCCAGATCTGTTCGAGCGCCGGCTTCTCGGATTCGATGAGCGAGCGGCCCGTCATTACCCAGGCCGGGCTCTCGCCCCGGATCCCAAAAAGGACCGGGTCCGGTGTGTGCGGCACGCAGACCACGACCCGGTTTGCGAGATCCACGGTATCCCATGTGTGTGGGAAGGTTGCTTCCTCTGCGACAAAGAGGCTCTCGCGATCTACTTCCCGTGGGGTACCCCAGTGGGCCGGCTCACGGTACGCAAGGATCTCGTAGGTTTTGTCAGGAAGAACGCTTGCAACGGCAGCAG
Proteins encoded in this window:
- a CDS encoding Eco57I restriction-modification methylase domain-containing protein, which produces MRPPGTGEFGETAVPVLAGPEAALYNDLCTWREQLARSIARTHIGMRSSRIGQAANQVLFSLLALAIAEDRHLVDPGTVWTIAETGDGESCLPEILSTFGDLWAGTDGTAGTGRNPEGIPVIDDALIREIAGRLTGADRPYDLSQIPLASVAAILDRYLTRTVRRSAAHQAIVIDRPETGAWQVEITPALADYAAGRTLAAVCAGRSPDDPLPLRVIDPACGAGRMLLAAYRYLRSLPGNDEPSDLLRHTLHGIDPDPHAVAAARMMLALAACSDRDGSANSPEFIPAFREYLAILSATIQCGNALVGPTIADDESWAFCPVRERHELRPFAWQEYFPEVLLPGGFDAVLCCPPEYPVPAREWLRQYFQRHYTVYDPGAGLSAYVVEKSLAILRPYGVAGIVGSDRWLRARSGAPLRTFLLGRQPEEILTAGKDSCFLLMANARTFRPFIVRNAGPAPAGADAIREIPGFPVDPRDLAAGGWVFRDTRGKRLVEKISRDTTPLGEYVLGEIRYGAGTRPVPSSHGGRDRIIFSASAVPPRFELAGNRAAPGPGTGIIMSGSRYLLGLLNSRLAEFLFHSIWEETGDPGDVVALFPVATPDFDDPVQAARHGRLESLVTERLALARHRTLARSPRELQAINAEMVSTEKQIESLVYGIYGLSMDEISFVESSLPSEKPLSSGKRS
- a CDS encoding tRNA(Ile)(2)-agmatinylcytidine synthase: MLIGIDDTDSPTGMCTTYLGAVLARRLIREHMKVREARLVRLNPNVTFKTRGNAAIALDVDGDPARGFELACGIVEELADFSCDKTNPGVVVAGERLDPAFYRKAVTDFCEIEEATELLERSGARYRGWKNRRGLVGATAAVASVLPDKTYEILAYREPAHWGTPREVDRESLFVAEEATFPHTWDTVDLANRVVVCVPHTPDPVLFGIRGESPAWVMTGRSLIESEKPALEQIWVTNQGTDSHLVPGTCGSLREGLSYRVRGVVTGRPVTGEGGHVSFAIRDNEAEIRCMAYEPTKNFREIIRALVPGDEIIAAGSYKKGSINLEKICVLSLARDLRHKAPFCTVCKKRMTSDGKGKGYKCRRCGAHELEPEEQEIPRTIRTGWYEVPPTARRHLAKPLCRGMPDR